Below is a genomic region from Brassica rapa cultivar Chiifu-401-42 chromosome A08, CAAS_Brap_v3.01, whole genome shotgun sequence.
aatgaaatattaattttgtattaaaagtCAATGGCATGAATTGTAATAGGGCAATTCTTTCAAATAgtcattttttagtttttgtcgCAAAAATAACACTTAAAAAAGATGACTAAAATagtcatttttgtttttgaaaattttaatatatatgttataaaatttgaaacacTGTCTCCAATACTCCACAACTTAACTCTAAACACTAAATTTAGATTAGATAACCCTaaggtaaaaatacatttttacttttaataaaatttattttgattatttttttcacagaaagttattttatgataaaaacttaaaaatatatcataggGAGTTTATCATTGTAATAAACACACGAAGAAATGTTATTAATTGTCAAAAGCTCCATAATCGAACAACtatgacaaaaaaagaagaaaaaataagcgtcaaaaggaaaaaataaagaaagaaaggaaAACTAACTATTCAAATTATGAATTTAAGGAAATTATTAATTCCTCGAGGTTGCAccccaatatatatatatttagaagcCCTAAATCGCTGCTATAACTTTCTCTCCAAGATTGAGGTACAATGTGCTTGTCTACGGAGACACCGGAGCTTCCTATGCATGTGGTAACGGATGAGATTCTCACGAGATTGCCTGCTAAATCTCTGATGAGATTCAAGTGCGTTTCAAAGCTCTGGTTATCGCTCATCCGCTCACGTTATTTCTCCAACCGTTTCTCAAAGGTCCCATCCCCTCGTCTTTACATGTGTTTATGGGATCAAGCCACCATTGGTGACAATGAAACATACACATTGGCTCCTCTAGACACTCGGCCTTCAACGTCCACCTTTGTTGTTGACGACAATCTGCCCGACCCAGCGATTGGAGGTTACATCTTACAAAATCTTGGTGGCTTCATGATCTACGTCTATAGGAGAGAGCCCCATATCTATAACCCTGCCACCGGACAATTGGTAGGCTTCCCCTTAAGAAGTTCCGACCACATCATCGTACCTCCAGGAGGAGAAAAGGTCGTCACCTATTATTTCGGATACGACCCACTTAGCCACAAGTACAAAGCGGTCTCCTTGATTAGCGTATTCTTAGAAGAAACTAAACAAGTCATAAGTTCAGTGAATTATATCTTTAGCCAAAAAAATAAACTAGGTTATTGGAACAAGGCTGCTCTAACTCCAACGGACTTTTGTCCTCACATGCCTTCCAAAGGAGGAATCTCTATCGATGCAATTATTTATTACTTGGCTTTGGTGGATAGAGATCGATTTGTGGTTGTTAGTTTCGACATTAGATCTGAAGAGTTCAACATGATCCAAGTACCCAAGCTGCATGAAGATGCCCCGGTAGATACTCCAGATCTGACTCTTTTGGAGCTTGGAGGAAAAGCAACTCTATGTGACCCAACCAATCTTAGAGACAAGGGTGTCTTGGCCTTATGGACCGTGGAAGATGTCAGGAGCAAGAAATGGTTGTGCAAGAGTTTGGTTTTGAAGCCTTCTCAGCTGCCTTTAGTCGACAGCATTACATTCAGGGTAAAAGGTACAACTCAAAACGGCAAGGTTTTCCTGATACCAAAGGattttctttctccttttcaCATTCTCTCTTATGATATGCAAAACAATGATATGAGAAAGATTGAGATCAAAGGTATACCGGACGTCTGGTTTAATATGGGCGAAGAAGCTGACCTACATTTTGATGTGATGTTTATGGACCAGAGTGAGAGCCCAATATATATTGATTTCCTGTCCTGTTTTGACTGGGGAGATGGAGATTGAAAGATGGAAGAAATCAAACATATCACGGAATAATgaatctggaaaaaaaaatccaagaaTTATAGAAATTAAAGTTGGTTTAATCGTTATAGTACAAATTTAtgcattttctatatttattctaaaagaGTAGCAATACTTTTTCATAAACACTTTTGTCCTTTTTCTTGTTATCAAGAGATATTAAACCCATATGCTCTTTGAAGAGTAGGCTGAGTAGCAACTCTAGTTAGGATTCTATTTCTAAAATCAACCAAGTAATTGGAGTCGACCGACTGATACTGTCTTCACCGAAACAGAGCTTCAACGAGAATGCTGCAagtagaagaaaaacaaaacgcGTGTTCAATAAAACCACCATAACTAACAGAATAGTTCAAATTCTTTTCCCTCTCTTTAGAAGATATTCCAGGCTACGTAAACTGATAAAGTAGTCGTCTTTGTCTCTACAAGAAAGCTGAATCCACGTATTGAACTATATATATACGGTTCAATATGGCTCCAAAATGTAATGCAGTTGAGCTGATTTCTCACAAGGTAAACTGAAATTGTTCAAAGAAAATAACGAACATCAAACCATATTGTAACATACCATGAATATTATACTGTAAATTTAACAGCAAATAAAAGTGCAATTTGAAGTTATAAAAATCATTACACACTCAAAACTtcaccaaaaaaagaaagaattttGTAGGAATGTCATATAGTTAAGAGCCTTGCAAATAGATACTTAAGAGTAGATTGTCTCGTTAATTAACCCAAATCAGCGTTAAACGTTCTCTAATGATTGTAACACATCAAGATTCTAGTAACAAATATTTCTGGCCTTCCTATATAAACACGAATCACAATAATTGAGCTTGTTATAGTCTTCACCTCGAAGTTGTTGCTCGTgggtataataaatatatgctaaatatatatattcttgcATATATGAAATACCTAGAACCATCCTCATAGGTAAGATACATAACTAAAGATGGagataatatatagaaaaattcaGGATGTCATAAAAGTAATACACGTAATAACGATCCAGTGTTTCAAAACTTTTTCTACAAAATCATATACTCTAGAAATTTCATTTCAACATGAGCATAATATGGGGAAGAGCAGGAATAAGGAGGAGGATAAACACAACGATGAAGAGAATAATAGCGTAACAAGTCCATTTTCTCGAGCTCTTTTGGTACTCCCTCGCGTCTTGGAGTTGATCAGTCCCTCTTCTTACAAACGAGCTCGCCTTAGCCACATGACTCTCTATATTGTTCAGTTGTTGCCCTTGCGCTTCCACTAGAGCCGCCATGTCCAAGAAAACTTGGTGCAACTCAAGTAGATTCTTCTCAATCTCCTTCACTGCATCATGTCTTTCTTGGATCTCAGATATAGTGTCCATGATTTGACCTCTTCCTTGCTCTTGAATCGCTTTTTGGAGAAAGTTTTCACTCTCACCGCTTGCAATCAAGTTATCTATTGTTTGCTCGTCTGCTTGTTCTCCTGTTATTGTGAAATACCTACATCCATTCCGACATAGTTATTATTAATAATGAGTCTAGCTcacactaaaaatatatatagttcaaAAGCGGAAAATTGTCCAATCACTTATATATTGGGCAAGGAGTCTTGTTATATATTCTATATTGAATAGTTATATATCCTTGTGATCCAAGAAACAAACATAGCAATAGCTTGCAATACAAGAAACCTAAAAATGGGAATACCTGCGCTCTACGGTTTCTTTATACTCATCATTCATCCGTGCACGTAGGCTTTGGAAACTATCCATCAAGTCCTTGAGCTTCTTCCCAAGACCACTAACCACCGAGGACCGAGTCCTATCCGTAGATGAACCGGGTCCACAACCCGGGACATTACGGCTATTAGCGTTGGCTTTCTCTAAGGCTTCTAGCTTCTGCTTAATGATTTTGACTCTCTTAAGGACCTGACCTACGTCAGCGTCCATCTTAGCTCGTAGCTCCTTGACCTTCTTGGCATTGTGCACCGTCTTGCACTCTTCGTTCGAGTCCTGAAGCTTCTTGTAAAAAGTCTCGACTCCTTTCATGTCATCTTTCACATTCTCGACGTCCTCAAAGAATTTGTCGAGGTTCATCGTTTCTTGACCTGCTTCAACATCCCCGAACTGAGCTTGGTTCCTCTTAAAAGAATTTGAGAATAAATCATTCATTTTTTACtcttctttgaaaaaaaaaatatatatgtacaattattatttttgtgatttttttttctttcttttcaatGCTTTTGAATGATGATCATCATCATTGTCATATTCTGTCTGAGTACGAGGAGGTTTTGTTGGGAGGATTATTTTGTTACGTTAGAATAAGAGTCACAAGCAGTTTTGGTAATTATCTAAAATTAGTTAATGGCATAACTTTGTCTTAACTAAATTAGCTAAGCTTTCAAAAGATATTAATATCGCCTATAATGGGCCGAATCTAAAGCCCAAATAAAAGTCCAATTCTCtggcatcttcttcttcacttgcTTTGATTAAAACCCAAAACCCTTTTTATCATTTAGTTTTCAGTGTGAAGACATTTCACATTGGGTTTGTGAAGGAGAGTGCTATGTCACGCAATGATTGATAGTTTTGTCTCTGTAACCTGAGAACTGATGTATTAGAATAGATTAGTTGCAGTGTTGAGTTTTTTTGTCTCCATTTTTGCCTTAGCATTTGCATGTTCTGATATCTGAAGTGTGTTTGTTGTGGATCAAAAGGAACGACGATGTATGATACAGATGAGCTTAAAGTAACAGTGACAACAAGCGAGATATCTCGTGAAGAAGATGAGCCTGTTCGCAGGGAAAAGACTCAGCCAACAGAATCCAATGGTTCAACGGCCAAAGCCTCCACATCACAGCCTGCGCCCGTGAGGAAATCCAAACCCTCGAAGCAGAACCGGAGACACAAGTCAAGCACCaaaactatgaagaaaagaGATAAGAAGAAACAAGCAAGAGGGGTCAAGAGTACACGATGGCAAGAAGAGATAATGTTTAGAGACTAGCGCAGAGAGAacaaaagatacattattaacCACTATCCATGTTGTTCGTAAGAGCAAATCAGTAACATTCacattaacaacaacaaaaaaaacttctctggTCTAAATCTTCTCTTTCAGGAATCAATCTCTCTTGTTCATTCTCATCTTAGCTTCCGTTTCACCACTATAAGGAGCAACGTGGAAAGCGTATTGCTGCATAACGGAGAAcacaatcatctcaagaaccaCAAGCACGTTTTGCAGAGCTTCCCCAAGCTGCTCCACCTCCAACCAGAAGTGATGCGACTTTATCAACCCCAACCCCACCAATACCTCCAGCACTACTCCCTGCACCAACACACATGTAAGGTTTCTCAAGATCAAAAGAGGAACAACAACAATGTGATGATCCTAAGTCTATTGAGATGAGACTGTGTATATATACCTGCCAAAAGCAGAAGAAGACTATCCCTTGAATGCACATGAACTTCGTAAGCGGCTTATGAGGCTCCAACTCTTTagcaaaaacatgaaaaaactTCACCAAAGAATACAAAGCCAAGTACACCGAAACGTTTAGAACAACGGTGAAGATCCAGCTCAGCCACGGTGGATAAACCCCGAGAAGCTGCAGTGATATCATCAAGAAAGAACACACAGGGCGGATAACACAGAACTGCCACGTCCAATGCTTGAGCTGCGTCAGCGTGCTGTGATCCAAATGTGTTGTCCGAGGAACGAATAGAGTCACTGGAAACGAGTGGTGGATCTCTCTCCCTTTGATCTCATCAGGGATGATCTGTCCACTCATGGATATGTTGAGGTAGCTATACATCAACGCCAAGAACTTAGCAATGACCtgaaacaacaacaaatcaaGAAACAGCCATAGAGAGAGAAGGAAACACTCAAGAGTCAAGAATCAAGCAAACCTACAAGTGCCTCATAGCAATCTTTAACGGCGACTAGGAACATGAAGAAGGGTTTGCTTCCTTTGGCATCAAGCAAGCCCAAGAAGGAGCTGATAGAGTAAACAGGAGCCATGAGGACAATGATGAGAATGGCTCTCTGCTCTTTAGGGTTCTTCCAGTAGAAGAGGTGCTGTGATATGAGCTGCATCGTGAAGTGCATCGAGAGCAAGACGCAGAACACGGATCCCATCACCGTGATCTCCGAAGGAGATAGTGTAGACAAGTCAACCATTCTGCATCAAAAAACGAGAAACTGATTCACAAAGTTTCTGACTTTTCAATCAGATGTTATACTCTAGAGAAACCCAGAATCAAAATCATTAGAGACTCCAAATCAAAACGAAGACACAGCTGAATCGAGCTGAAAAGGAGATAACTTTCTTTGAAAGCTCTTCAGGGTCACTCAAAGATCGAAGCTTTATGCAGAAATGAACAGAGAGGAGGATGCGAACCTGATTGAAACAAGCGTGTGACGtctgtggaagaagaagaagacgattcAAGTAGAGAGCTTCACCGTATCGTGATGCTACTACGAGTCTTCAATAGAGAAGAAGCTCAAGCTGTTCTTTGTTGACCGGTTAAAATCAGACAAGACAACTTTTCTAGATGACTTTGACCGGTACAGTTATGTGTTTTCTTCCTTTTCCGGTTTAACTTAGGTTTGGTTTCTAAAGATGAATTAAATTAACGATCGTCGTTGTAAACTGGTACTTGCAGAACAAATGTTCTAAAAATTGGTAGGTGGTGGTTAAGCGGATTATAGAGGATTATTGTTTAAACAGATGTTTAGGTTGATTTTTTGAACGTCTAAACCGATTTTTAATAAACCTGtttgaaaaaaattgtttcgttCATATTCGATTTGCCGATAAAATGATGtctaaaccgatttttagaacattgagtagaaccgaaaaataaaaatgtttaactTGAcctaaatttttgataattatgtTCAATGGATTTGAGTTGTGTC
It encodes:
- the LOC103836242 gene encoding syntaxin-125 — its product is MNDLFSNSFKRNQAQFGDVEAGQETMNLDKFFEDVENVKDDMKGVETFYKKLQDSNEECKTVHNAKKVKELRAKMDADVGQVLKRVKIIKQKLEALEKANANSRNVPGCGPGSSTDRTRSSVVSGLGKKLKDLMDSFQSLRARMNDEYKETVERRYFTITGEQADEQTIDNLIASGESENFLQKAIQEQGRGQIMDTISEIQERHDAVKEIEKNLLELHQVFLDMAALVEAQGQQLNNIESHVAKASSFVRRGTDQLQDAREYQKSSRKWTCYAIILFIVVFILLLIPALPHIMLMLK
- the LOC103836298 gene encoding F-box/LRR-repeat protein At2g40920: MCLSTETPELPMHVVTDEILTRLPAKSLMRFKCVSKLWLSLIRSRYFSNRFSKVPSPRLYMCLWDQATIGDNETYTLAPLDTRPSTSTFVVDDNLPDPAIGGYILQNLGGFMIYVYRREPHIYNPATGQLVGFPLRSSDHIIVPPGGEKVVTYYFGYDPLSHKYKAVSLISVFLEETKQVISSVNYIFSQKNKLGYWNKAALTPTDFCPHMPSKGGISIDAIIYYLALVDRDRFVVVSFDIRSEEFNMIQVPKLHEDAPVDTPDLTLLELGGKATLCDPTNLRDKGVLALWTVEDVRSKKWLCKSLVLKPSQLPLVDSITFRVKGTTQNGKVFLIPKDFLSPFHILSYDMQNNDMRKIEIKGIPDVWFNMGEEADLHFDVMFMDQSESPIYIDFLSCFDWGDGD
- the LOC103836243 gene encoding transmembrane protein 184C — translated: MVDLSTLSPSEITVMGSVFCVLLSMHFTMQLISQHLFYWKNPKEQRAILIIVLMAPVYSISSFLGLLDAKGSKPFFMFLVAVKDCYEALVIAKFLALMYSYLNISMSGQIIPDEIKGREIHHSFPVTLFVPRTTHLDHSTLTQLKHWTWQFCVIRPVCSFLMISLQLLGVYPPWLSWIFTVVLNVSVYLALYSLVKFFHVFAKELEPHKPLTKFMCIQGIVFFCFWQGVVLEVLVGLGLIKSHHFWLEVEQLGEALQNVLVVLEMIVFSVMQQYAFHVAPYSGETEAKMRMNKRD